From Halodesulfovibrio sp., a single genomic window includes:
- a CDS encoding ankyrin repeat domain-containing protein — protein sequence MNRKLVIMKYFHEYMELVQHNKIDIVLKLLINNLVSPDKFLNDDFMSPLSLACEMGHVEMAELLIKFGATVNPNSRTQVPPLYSAIHGGNDGLVRLLIEHGADLCASYGGYYVKGVYIISAQPLALALFLEHHSTAVAILNYQYSLEQVIKYRVKVGDEYKLYQVSVEELVVTNRYKISI from the coding sequence ATGAATAGAAAATTGGTAATTATGAAATATTTTCATGAATACATGGAGCTAGTTCAACATAACAAAATAGATATTGTATTAAAATTGCTCATCAATAATTTGGTATCACCAGATAAATTTTTAAATGATGATTTCATGTCTCCTCTCAGTCTTGCGTGTGAAATGGGACATGTTGAGATGGCTGAACTGTTAATTAAATTTGGAGCAACGGTTAATCCAAATAGTAGAACACAGGTACCACCTCTTTATTCTGCGATTCACGGTGGAAATGATGGCTTGGTTCGCTTGCTAATTGAACACGGTGCGGATTTATGCGCTTCGTATGGAGGGTATTACGTAAAAGGTGTTTACATTATTTCAGCGCAACCTTTAGCATTAGCATTATTCCTTGAACATCATAGTACAGCCGTAGCAATTTTAAACTACCAGTATTCATTAGAGCAAGTGATCAAATATAGGGTGAAGGTTGGGGATGAGTACAAGCTATATCAAGTGAGTGTTGAGGAACTAGTCGTAACAAACAGATATAAAATTTCTATCTAG